In one Caballeronia sp. M1242 genomic region, the following are encoded:
- a CDS encoding calcium:proton antiporter, whose amino-acid sequence MKLKLDWTLVAPILALVVLGAAALIHGAVLTALAAVALAFAVFAAVHHAEVVAHRVGEPFGTLVLAVAVTVIEVALIVSVMLSGGPEKAALPRDTVFAAIMICGNGIVGLCLLMGGLRHHVQDFQLQGASAALAILCALSVLTLVLPNFTSTVVGPALSTSQLIFVGVVSLVLYMMFVFVQTIRHRDYFLPFAPKAATSPDAADDGPHAPPPSNAQAWIALAFLMLSLVAVVGLAKLLSPAVEAGVAAAGAPEAVVGVVIAALVLLPEGFAALRAARLDRLQTSLNLALGSALASIGLTIPAVAIVSIAIGQPIALGLAPKEITMLALTLVVSVITLGTGRSTVLQGVVHLVIFAAFLFLSVVP is encoded by the coding sequence ATGAAACTCAAGCTCGACTGGACCCTCGTTGCGCCGATTCTCGCGCTCGTCGTGCTCGGCGCGGCCGCGCTCATTCACGGTGCCGTGCTGACCGCGCTGGCCGCGGTCGCGCTGGCGTTCGCCGTGTTCGCGGCGGTGCATCACGCCGAGGTGGTCGCGCATCGCGTCGGGGAGCCGTTCGGCACGCTGGTGCTCGCGGTGGCGGTGACGGTGATCGAAGTGGCGCTGATCGTCTCCGTGATGCTGTCCGGCGGTCCCGAGAAGGCGGCATTGCCGCGCGATACCGTGTTCGCCGCCATCATGATCTGCGGCAACGGCATCGTCGGGCTGTGCCTGCTGATGGGCGGCCTGCGGCATCACGTGCAGGACTTCCAGCTGCAAGGCGCGAGCGCGGCGCTCGCCATTCTCTGCGCGCTTTCCGTGCTGACGCTCGTGCTGCCGAACTTCACGAGCACGGTGGTCGGCCCGGCGCTTTCGACGTCGCAACTGATTTTCGTCGGCGTGGTGTCGCTCGTGCTGTACATGATGTTCGTGTTCGTGCAGACCATCCGCCATCGCGATTATTTTCTCCCGTTCGCGCCGAAGGCCGCGACTTCGCCCGATGCCGCCGACGACGGCCCGCACGCGCCGCCGCCGAGTAACGCGCAAGCGTGGATCGCGCTTGCATTTCTGATGCTGTCGCTCGTCGCGGTGGTCGGGCTCGCCAAGCTGCTTTCGCCGGCCGTCGAGGCGGGCGTGGCGGCGGCGGGCGCGCCCGAGGCGGTCGTCGGCGTCGTGATCGCCGCGCTCGTGCTGCTTCCCGAAGGCTTCGCTGCGCTGCGCGCGGCGCGGCTCGACCGCTTGCAGACGAGCCTCAACCTTGCGCTCGGGTCGGCGCTCGCCAGCATCGGATTGACGATTCCGGCGGTGGCGATCGTGTCGATCGCTATCGGCCAGCCGATCGCGCTCGGCCTCGCGCCAAAGGAAATCACGATGCTCGCGCTGACGCTCGTCGTTTCCGTCATCACGCTCGGCACGGGCCGCTCGACGGTGCTGCAAGGCGTCGTGCATCTCGTCATTTTCGCGGCGTTTCTGTTCCTTTCTGTCGTGCCGTGA
- the ggt gene encoding gamma-glutamyltransferase produces the protein MPLKQQHRFRSLALTAAAVAAFSVAGFVETSPAYAKTADTQPQVLTASAVAVADKYAADTAEQIFKQGGNAVDAAVAIAFTLAVTYPEAGNIGGGGFMTLYVDHRPYFLDYRERAPISATRNMYLDDKGEVIKGMSLYGHRAVGVPGTVEGMWEAQKRFGRLKWKQVLAPAIQYAQDGFVVDDQLIERRDRASKDFAGKTNFDLYFGGMKAGEVFKQPDLAQTLQRISDKGAKGFYQGKTAELIATSMTGHGLITARDLKEYKAVWRQPVVASWNGYRVITAPPPSSGGVGLVQLLKMKADLKDKFEGVPLDSAQYIHLVAEIEKRVFADRAQYLGDPDFYKVPVAQLIDDDYILKRAQEVNPETPSDTKSVQPGLGTSMPEKAETTHFSVVDKWGNAVSNTYTINGYFGAGVVAEGTGVVLNDEMDDFSAKPGVANMFGVVGSDANAIAPRKRPLSSMTPTILTKEDQVAMVIGTPGGSRIFTSIFQVLSNVYDFQMPLAEAVGATRFHHQLLPPNTIYQEPFHQLDPEVVKQLEAKGYTFSMQGFNGDIQAIRINGETPEPMSDPRGRGVSRVIQ, from the coding sequence ATGCCGTTGAAACAGCAACATCGCTTTCGGTCCCTCGCGCTGACGGCCGCGGCCGTCGCCGCGTTCAGCGTCGCCGGCTTCGTCGAAACGTCGCCCGCGTATGCGAAGACAGCGGACACGCAGCCGCAAGTCCTGACCGCCTCCGCCGTCGCCGTCGCGGACAAGTACGCCGCCGACACCGCCGAGCAAATCTTCAAGCAGGGCGGCAATGCGGTCGACGCGGCCGTCGCCATCGCGTTCACGCTCGCGGTCACGTATCCGGAAGCGGGCAACATCGGCGGCGGCGGGTTCATGACGCTTTACGTGGACCATCGGCCGTACTTCCTCGACTACCGCGAGCGCGCGCCGATTTCCGCCACGCGCAACATGTACCTCGACGACAAGGGCGAGGTCATCAAGGGCATGAGCCTGTACGGGCATCGCGCGGTCGGCGTGCCGGGCACGGTGGAAGGCATGTGGGAAGCGCAGAAGCGTTTCGGCAGGCTGAAATGGAAGCAGGTGCTCGCGCCGGCGATTCAGTACGCGCAGGACGGTTTCGTCGTCGACGATCAACTGATCGAGCGGCGCGATCGCGCGTCGAAAGACTTCGCCGGCAAGACGAACTTCGACCTGTACTTCGGCGGCATGAAAGCGGGCGAAGTGTTCAAGCAGCCGGATCTCGCGCAGACGTTGCAGCGCATCTCGGACAAGGGCGCCAAGGGCTTCTATCAGGGCAAGACCGCAGAGCTGATCGCCACGTCGATGACCGGACACGGACTCATCACCGCGCGCGATCTGAAGGAGTACAAGGCGGTCTGGCGGCAGCCGGTGGTGGCGAGCTGGAACGGCTATCGCGTGATCACCGCCCCGCCGCCGAGCTCGGGCGGCGTCGGCCTCGTGCAGTTGCTGAAGATGAAGGCCGACCTGAAGGACAAGTTCGAAGGCGTGCCGCTGGATTCCGCGCAGTACATCCACCTCGTCGCGGAGATCGAGAAGCGCGTGTTCGCCGACCGCGCGCAGTATCTCGGCGATCCCGACTTCTACAAGGTGCCGGTCGCGCAACTGATCGACGACGACTACATTCTGAAGCGCGCGCAGGAAGTGAATCCGGAGACGCCGTCCGATACCAAGAGCGTGCAGCCGGGGCTCGGCACGTCGATGCCCGAGAAGGCCGAGACGACGCACTTTTCGGTCGTCGACAAGTGGGGCAACGCGGTGTCGAACACGTACACGATCAACGGTTACTTCGGCGCAGGCGTCGTCGCGGAAGGCACGGGCGTCGTGCTGAACGACGAGATGGACGACTTCTCCGCGAAACCGGGCGTGGCAAACATGTTCGGCGTGGTTGGCAGCGACGCGAACGCCATCGCGCCGCGCAAGCGCCCGCTTTCGTCGATGACGCCGACCATTCTCACGAAAGAAGACCAGGTCGCGATGGTGATCGGCACGCCGGGCGGATCGCGCATTTTCACGTCGATCTTTCAGGTGCTGTCGAACGTGTACGACTTCCAGATGCCGCTCGCGGAAGCGGTGGGCGCCACGCGCTTTCACCATCAGCTGCTGCCGCCCAACACGATCTATCAGGAGCCGTTCCATCAGCTCGATCCGGAGGTCGTGAAGCAACTGGAGGCGAAGGGCTATACGTTCTCGATGCAAGGCTTCAACGGCGACATTCAGGCGATCCGCATCAACGGCGAAACGCCTGAGCCGATGTCCGATCCGCGCGGGCGTGGCGTGTCGCGCGTCATTCAGTAA
- a CDS encoding NCS2 family permease — MLESPAQQLGDITPVNREQDVQTASGGALDRYFGISRAGSTPKREVVAGVTTFLAMVYSVFVVPGMLGKAGFDTSAVFVAVCLTTAFGSLLMGVWARLPIAIGCAISLTAFTAFGLVLGKGLSPAIALGAVFLMGVVFTAISVTGVRSWILRNLPTGVAHGTGIGIGLFLLLIASNDVGLIVKNPAPGMPVSLGHITALPVLMSVAGLAAIFGLERRRVPGGILLVVIGLSAIGLVIDPAVRFHGVFALPSLSAPGHASLIGAMDIKGALSMAVLPSVLALVMTAVFDATGTIRAVAGQAGQIDANGRIVNGGRALTADSISSIFSACFGGAPAAAYIESSVGVAAGAKTGLAASVVGALFLAVMFLSPLASLVPSYATAPALMYVGLLMLGNVAKLHMDDTVDTMSGLVCAVFIVLTANIVTGIMLGFCTLVIGRVVAGEIRKLNVGTVAIAAALAVFYLGGWAI; from the coding sequence ATGTTGGAATCCCCCGCCCAGCAGCTTGGTGATATCACGCCCGTCAATCGGGAACAGGATGTTCAGACGGCCAGCGGCGGCGCGCTCGACCGCTACTTCGGCATCTCGCGAGCCGGCAGCACGCCTAAACGCGAAGTCGTGGCCGGCGTCACGACTTTCCTCGCGATGGTCTATTCCGTGTTCGTCGTGCCGGGCATGCTCGGCAAGGCGGGCTTCGATACGAGCGCGGTGTTCGTGGCCGTGTGCCTCACCACTGCGTTCGGCTCGCTGCTGATGGGCGTGTGGGCGCGCCTGCCGATCGCCATCGGCTGCGCCATTTCGCTGACCGCGTTCACCGCGTTCGGCCTCGTGCTCGGCAAGGGGCTCTCGCCCGCCATCGCGCTCGGCGCGGTGTTCCTGATGGGCGTCGTGTTCACGGCGATTTCCGTGACCGGCGTGCGCTCGTGGATTTTGCGCAATCTGCCGACGGGCGTCGCGCATGGCACGGGCATCGGCATCGGGCTGTTTCTGCTTCTGATCGCATCCAACGATGTCGGCCTGATCGTGAAGAACCCCGCGCCCGGCATGCCGGTCTCGCTGGGTCACATCACGGCGCTGCCCGTGCTGATGTCCGTGGCTGGGCTCGCGGCGATCTTCGGTCTGGAGCGCCGGCGCGTGCCGGGCGGCATTCTGCTGGTGGTGATCGGGCTCTCGGCGATCGGTCTCGTGATCGATCCGGCCGTGCGCTTTCATGGCGTGTTCGCGCTGCCGTCGCTGTCCGCGCCGGGTCATGCGTCGCTGATCGGCGCGATGGATATCAAAGGCGCGCTCTCGATGGCCGTGCTGCCGAGCGTGCTCGCCCTCGTGATGACGGCGGTATTCGACGCCACCGGCACGATCCGCGCGGTCGCGGGCCAGGCGGGCCAGATCGACGCGAACGGACGCATCGTGAACGGCGGCCGCGCGCTGACGGCGGATTCCATCAGCTCGATTTTCTCCGCGTGTTTCGGCGGCGCGCCGGCGGCGGCGTATATCGAATCGTCGGTCGGCGTGGCGGCGGGCGCGAAAACGGGGCTCGCGGCGAGCGTCGTCGGCGCGCTCTTTCTCGCGGTGATGTTCCTCTCGCCGCTCGCGAGCCTCGTGCCCTCTTACGCGACCGCGCCCGCGCTGATGTACGTCGGCTTGCTGATGCTCGGCAACGTCGCGAAGCTGCACATGGACGACACGGTCGACACGATGTCGGGACTCGTCTGCGCGGTGTTTATCGTGCTGACGGCGAACATCGTGACCGGCATCATGCTCGGCTTCTGCACGCTGGTGATCGGGCGCGTCGTCGCGGGCGAAATCCGCAAGCTGAACGTGGGAACGGTGGCGATCGCAGCGGCGCTCGCGGTGTTCTATCTCGGCGGCTGGGCGATCTAG
- a CDS encoding OsmC family protein — translation MQKTASAKWSGGIKDGKGFISTQTGVLNEAPYGFKSRFEEGPGTNPEELIGAAHAGCFTMALSLQLEQAGMKAESLETKSTVTLEKDGEGFTITSCQLDLKAKIPGADKAAFDKAAQAAKEGCPVSKLFAGNAKITLNAELES, via the coding sequence GTGCAAAAGACTGCATCGGCTAAATGGAGCGGCGGCATCAAGGACGGCAAGGGTTTCATCTCGACGCAAACCGGCGTGCTCAACGAAGCGCCGTATGGATTCAAGTCGCGCTTCGAGGAAGGTCCGGGCACGAACCCGGAAGAACTGATCGGCGCGGCGCACGCCGGCTGCTTCACGATGGCGCTTTCGCTGCAACTCGAACAGGCGGGCATGAAGGCGGAAAGCCTCGAAACGAAGTCGACGGTCACGCTGGAGAAAGACGGCGAAGGCTTCACGATCACGTCGTGCCAGCTCGACCTGAAGGCGAAGATTCCGGGCGCGGACAAGGCCGCGTTCGACAAGGCCGCTCAGGCGGCGAAAGAAGGCTGCCCGGTGTCGAAGCTCTTCGCCGGCAATGCGAAGATTACGCTGAACGCCGAACTGGAGTCGTAA
- a CDS encoding flagellar brake protein, producing the protein MTAQSASEVSPTLVRLAASDIPLNAPLGTPLLGPDGALLFEADVVIPDETTRDFLFRHFEPHRAAGAPATAESTTDASREAPLTLDDMGLAIGGRVGLRGSGWSASSMYASRVIGFSAVRRNGERSLFVTQPVMTGVAPLELTRGETVELVALTGRGVFRFACTVDATSREPFSYVVLSAPGAIRRLRTRKFARMPTRLAALYSIESQPSASPQLGRVSDISPYGMSLTVPAPSAQAGDRLRLSFRFSTDGIDVEIDTSALVRHVGAAESGDAGIAYGLEFEALEPSQRIALKSFMAEHHC; encoded by the coding sequence ATGACCGCACAATCCGCTTCCGAAGTTTCTCCGACTCTTGTCCGCCTCGCCGCAAGCGACATCCCGCTGAACGCGCCCCTCGGAACGCCGCTCCTCGGACCCGACGGCGCGCTGCTTTTCGAAGCAGACGTCGTCATCCCCGACGAAACCACGCGCGATTTCCTGTTTCGACATTTCGAGCCGCACCGCGCGGCGGGGGCGCCCGCGACCGCGGAATCGACCACGGATGCCAGCCGCGAAGCGCCGCTGACACTCGACGACATGGGCCTAGCGATCGGCGGGCGTGTCGGCCTGCGCGGCAGCGGGTGGTCTGCGTCCTCGATGTACGCGAGCCGAGTCATCGGTTTCTCGGCTGTGCGGCGCAACGGTGAGCGGTCGCTCTTCGTCACGCAGCCGGTGATGACCGGCGTCGCACCGCTCGAACTCACGCGCGGAGAGACGGTGGAACTCGTCGCGCTCACGGGCCGCGGCGTGTTTCGCTTCGCCTGCACGGTCGATGCGACGAGCCGCGAGCCGTTCAGCTATGTCGTGCTGTCCGCGCCCGGCGCCATCCGCCGCCTGCGCACGCGCAAGTTCGCCCGCATGCCGACGCGGCTTGCAGCGCTTTATTCGATCGAAAGTCAGCCGAGCGCATCACCGCAACTCGGCCGCGTGAGCGACATCAGTCCGTACGGCATGTCGTTGACCGTGCCCGCGCCGAGCGCGCAGGCAGGCGACCGCCTGCGCCTGTCGTTTCGCTTCAGCACGGATGGCATCGACGTGGAGATCGATACATCGGCGTTGGTGCGCCACGTCGGCGCGGCGGAATCCGGCGACGCGGGCATCGCATACGGACTCGAATTCGAAGCGCTGGAACCGTCGCAGCGTATCGCGCTGAAGTCGTTCATGGCGGAGCACCACTGCTAG
- a CDS encoding four-helix bundle copper-binding protein gives MSDYIDCIAALDRCAAACDNCASACIAEGHLPDMEKCIRLDLDCAALCRFTSESLARDTQFMRDFLDLCARICDACADECSRHTASHCQACSDACRKCAEACRAL, from the coding sequence ATGAGCGACTATATCGACTGCATTGCCGCGCTCGACCGATGCGCCGCCGCTTGCGACAACTGCGCTTCGGCCTGCATTGCGGAAGGCCATCTGCCGGACATGGAGAAGTGCATTCGTCTGGACCTCGACTGCGCGGCGCTGTGCCGCTTCACGTCGGAATCGCTGGCGCGGGACACGCAGTTCATGCGCGATTTCCTCGACCTGTGCGCGCGGATCTGCGATGCATGCGCGGACGAGTGCAGCCGGCATACTGCGAGCCATTGTCAGGCGTGCAGTGACGCGTGCCGGAAGTGCGCGGAGGCGTGCCGGGCTTTGTAG
- a CDS encoding FAD-binding oxidoreductase, giving the protein MGPPTERIAEDVVLPERVDVVVVGGGVIGISTARFLAEKGLSVAVCEKGHVAGEQSSRNWGWCRATHRDLRELELSLESLKLWRRMDADLGIDSGYRECGILYAADDADALADHEAWLARAVAKVGRGALDSRIVSPEETAALMPGTARRFAGGIYTPSDGRAEPQRAVPAMAAALRERGVKIAMPCAVRGVETSGGAVSGVVTEHGRIRCDSVVIAGGAWTRLFAGNLGVDVPQLMVRSSVVRTAPLPGGPEVSACNQSVGYRRRLDGGYSIANAFRSYSDITPDSFRLFGKFLPALKSQFGSIKLGFNGRFFEELRRPRRWPLDRETVFERVRILDPAPVEAFNETALAEFRAIFPSLAHVTVEQSWAGYIDVTPDAVPVISGVERVPGLFIGTGFSGHGFGIGPGAGKLMADIVANDAPLVDPHAFRLSRFFDGSKIEIDGGF; this is encoded by the coding sequence ATGGGACCGCCGACCGAACGCATTGCCGAAGATGTCGTGCTGCCCGAGCGCGTCGACGTAGTCGTCGTGGGCGGCGGCGTGATCGGTATCAGCACCGCCCGCTTTCTCGCAGAGAAAGGGCTTTCGGTCGCGGTGTGCGAGAAGGGCCACGTCGCGGGCGAGCAGTCGAGCCGCAACTGGGGCTGGTGCCGCGCGACGCACCGCGACTTGCGGGAGCTCGAACTCAGCCTCGAAAGCCTGAAGCTGTGGCGTCGCATGGACGCGGATCTGGGGATCGACAGCGGCTATCGCGAATGCGGCATTTTGTATGCCGCCGATGACGCCGACGCCCTCGCCGATCATGAAGCGTGGCTCGCGCGCGCCGTCGCGAAGGTCGGACGCGGCGCGCTGGATTCGCGCATCGTGTCGCCCGAAGAAACCGCCGCGCTCATGCCGGGCACGGCGCGACGCTTCGCGGGCGGCATTTACACGCCGAGCGACGGCCGTGCCGAACCGCAACGTGCCGTGCCCGCGATGGCCGCCGCGCTGCGCGAGCGCGGCGTCAAGATCGCGATGCCCTGCGCCGTGCGCGGCGTCGAAACGAGCGGCGGCGCGGTGAGCGGCGTCGTGACGGAACACGGGCGAATTCGCTGCGACAGCGTGGTGATCGCGGGCGGCGCGTGGACGCGGCTCTTCGCCGGCAATCTCGGCGTGGACGTGCCGCAATTGATGGTGCGCTCGTCGGTCGTGCGCACCGCGCCGCTGCCCGGCGGCCCGGAGGTGAGCGCGTGCAATCAGTCGGTCGGCTATCGCAGGCGGCTGGACGGCGGCTATTCGATTGCAAACGCGTTTCGCAGCTACAGCGACATCACCCCTGACAGCTTTCGCCTGTTCGGCAAGTTCCTGCCCGCGCTCAAGAGCCAGTTCGGTTCCATCAAGCTCGGCTTCAACGGGCGTTTCTTCGAGGAGTTGCGCCGCCCCCGCCGCTGGCCGCTCGACCGCGAAACCGTCTTCGAGCGCGTGCGCATCCTCGACCCCGCGCCCGTCGAAGCCTTCAACGAAACCGCGCTCGCCGAGTTTCGCGCAATCTTCCCTTCGCTCGCGCATGTGACTGTGGAGCAGTCGTGGGCCGGCTATATCGACGTGACGCCGGATGCAGTGCCCGTCATCTCAGGCGTCGAGCGCGTGCCGGGGCTTTTCATCGGCACGGGGTTCTCGGGGCACGGCTTCGGCATCGGACCGGGCGCGGGCAAGTTGATGGCCGATATCGTCGCGAACGACGCACCGCTGGTCGATCCCCATGCGTTCCGTCTGTCGCGTTTCTTCGACGGCAGCAAGATCGAGATCGACGGCGGCTTCTGA
- a CDS encoding succinylglutamate desuccinylase/aspartoacylase family protein: protein MQIHDHPLVGAALGTRRAIRSYSFGPGDDAAPKVYIQASLHADELPGMVVAWMLKRRFAELEAAGLLNARIVLVPVANPAGLNQHWFGTHMGRFDMQSGHDFNRRFPDPGPALATQLEDRLTDDATRNADLIRAALRRHFAAREGATELESQRIALMCLACDAHLVIDLHCDWEAVAHLYTTPDAWAAIEPLARIIGSEAQLLADVSGGEPFDEACTAAWRFLRDAFGARFPIPMGVTPVTLELRGVRDVSHETAAHDAQAIVDYLIHAGFVAGRATEPPALRRPATPLAGCEYLYAPQSGVILHRREVGERVRAGETIADILDPLEDRLVPLVAQTEGVLYARHWTRFATTGMLVARIAGNGPARHGELLAK, encoded by the coding sequence ATGCAGATTCACGATCATCCGCTCGTCGGCGCCGCGCTCGGTACCCGGCGCGCGATCAGAAGTTATTCGTTCGGACCGGGCGACGACGCCGCGCCGAAGGTCTATATCCAGGCCTCGCTGCATGCCGACGAGTTGCCCGGCATGGTGGTCGCGTGGATGCTCAAGCGCCGGTTCGCCGAGCTCGAAGCCGCGGGGCTGCTCAACGCGCGGATCGTGCTCGTGCCGGTGGCGAATCCCGCCGGGCTGAATCAGCATTGGTTCGGCACGCACATGGGCCGCTTCGACATGCAGTCGGGACACGACTTCAACCGGCGCTTTCCCGATCCCGGCCCGGCGCTGGCGACGCAACTCGAAGACCGCCTGACCGACGACGCCACGCGCAACGCAGACCTGATCCGCGCCGCGTTGCGCCGGCATTTCGCCGCGAGGGAAGGCGCGACGGAACTGGAGTCGCAACGCATCGCGCTGATGTGTCTTGCCTGCGACGCGCATCTCGTCATCGATCTGCATTGCGACTGGGAGGCCGTCGCGCATCTCTACACGACGCCGGATGCGTGGGCCGCCATCGAGCCGCTCGCGCGCATTATCGGCAGCGAGGCGCAATTGCTGGCGGACGTGTCGGGCGGCGAGCCGTTTGACGAAGCATGCACGGCGGCGTGGCGCTTCTTGCGCGATGCGTTCGGCGCGCGTTTTCCCATTCCGATGGGCGTCACGCCGGTGACGCTCGAACTGCGCGGCGTGCGCGATGTGTCGCACGAGACGGCGGCGCACGACGCTCAGGCGATCGTCGATTATCTGATCCACGCGGGTTTCGTCGCCGGTCGCGCGACCGAGCCGCCGGCGTTGCGCCGTCCCGCTACGCCGCTTGCCGGCTGCGAGTATCTGTATGCGCCGCAATCGGGCGTGATCCTGCATCGGCGCGAGGTCGGCGAGCGCGTGCGTGCCGGCGAGACGATCGCCGACATCCTCGATCCGTTAGAAGACCGGCTCGTTCCGCTCGTCGCGCAAACGGAAGGCGTGCTCTACGCGCGCCACTGGACGCGCTTTGCGACGACGGGAATGCTGGTCGCGCGGATCGCGGGCAACGGGCCTGCGCGTCACGGCGAACTGCTGGCGAAGTGA
- a CDS encoding ABC transporter substrate-binding protein, with protein MLAALAISSFSAHAKDITQIRFAVDPSYPPFESKQPDGKLVGFDIDLGNALCAQMKVKCVWVENNFDGMIPGLKARKFDAVLSDMGITEERLKQIDFTEPLYDTHAQLVARAGSGILPTPQALKGKRVGVEQGTVQERYAKAKWEPQGVTVVAYGDQEQVEGDLVAGRIDAMFTDAAQAAIGFLKKPQGKPFALVGPIVEDKALIGPGTAIGLRKGDADLQKGLNQAFDAIKKDGTFKRIMAKYFATDVSIQ; from the coding sequence ATGCTCGCCGCACTCGCCATCAGCTCGTTCTCCGCGCACGCGAAGGACATCACGCAAATTCGCTTCGCCGTGGACCCGTCGTATCCGCCGTTCGAATCGAAGCAGCCTGACGGCAAGCTCGTCGGGTTCGACATCGACCTCGGCAACGCCTTGTGCGCGCAGATGAAGGTCAAGTGCGTCTGGGTCGAAAATAATTTCGACGGCATGATTCCCGGCCTGAAAGCGCGCAAGTTCGACGCCGTGCTCTCCGACATGGGCATCACCGAAGAGCGTCTGAAGCAGATCGACTTCACCGAACCGCTCTACGACACGCACGCGCAACTCGTCGCGCGCGCCGGCTCGGGCATTCTGCCGACGCCGCAGGCGCTCAAAGGCAAGCGCGTCGGCGTCGAGCAGGGCACCGTGCAGGAACGCTACGCGAAGGCGAAGTGGGAGCCGCAAGGCGTGACGGTTGTCGCGTACGGCGATCAGGAACAGGTCGAAGGCGACCTCGTCGCGGGCCGAATCGACGCCATGTTCACGGACGCGGCGCAGGCGGCCATCGGCTTTCTGAAGAAGCCGCAGGGCAAGCCGTTCGCGCTCGTCGGGCCGATCGTGGAGGACAAGGCGCTCATCGGTCCGGGCACGGCCATCGGCCTGCGCAAGGGCGACGCCGATCTGCAGAAGGGTCTGAATCAGGCGTTCGACGCGATCAAGAAGGACGGCACGTTCAAGCGCATCATGGCGAAGTACTTCGCGACCGACGTTTCTATCCAGTAA
- a CDS encoding type VI secretion system baseplate subunit TssF — MLSIGAAAIALAVSHSHEPALSRQYLEQLRYTEAGADEFAPRLLEIGRRLNIDRTDIAGSFIHRLLASFAIVMARRGSAFLPLFRRCRR, encoded by the coding sequence ATGCTGAGCATCGGTGCCGCTGCGATCGCTTTAGCGGTAAGCCATAGCCATGAACCCGCTCTTTCTCGTCAGTACCTGGAGCAACTGCGCTATACCGAAGCAGGCGCCGATGAATTCGCGCCACGATTACTCGAGATCGGTCGACGGCTGAACATCGACAGAACGGACATCGCCGGTTCTTTCATTCACAGGCTGCTTGCGTCTTTCGCTATCGTCATGGCGCGTAGAGGCAGTGCGTTCCTGCCTTTATTCCGCCGTTGTCGGCGGTAA
- a CDS encoding DsbA family protein codes for MASTPLLFIDVWSDFVCPFCYLETPVLDQLRNAYGDAVEIRWHAFELRPEPAPLLDPNSEHIAESWEKSVRPLADERALLMRMPPVAPRSRKAFETALFARESGRYDVVHRAIFKAYFEEGIDIGDTDALLDIAATCGVDPELLEEALDEGTYTDLVVEDEEFAKKIGVTGVPFAVLSREPAPGKEPPPPIALRGAAPVQHFEAAIERLFPDGFPGS; via the coding sequence ATGGCATCCACGCCCCTTTTGTTCATCGACGTCTGGTCGGACTTCGTCTGTCCGTTCTGTTATCTGGAAACGCCGGTGCTCGACCAGTTGCGCAACGCCTACGGGGACGCGGTCGAGATTCGCTGGCACGCGTTCGAACTGCGTCCGGAGCCCGCGCCGCTGCTTGATCCGAATAGCGAACACATCGCGGAGTCGTGGGAGAAGTCGGTGCGCCCGCTCGCCGACGAGCGCGCTTTGCTCATGCGCATGCCGCCCGTCGCGCCGCGCAGCCGCAAGGCGTTCGAGACGGCGCTTTTCGCGCGTGAGTCCGGCCGCTACGACGTCGTGCATCGCGCGATCTTCAAGGCGTACTTCGAGGAAGGAATCGATATCGGCGACACCGACGCGCTGCTGGACATCGCCGCGACCTGTGGCGTCGATCCGGAGCTTCTGGAAGAAGCGCTCGATGAAGGCACGTACACAGATCTCGTCGTCGAAGACGAGGAATTCGCGAAGAAAATCGGCGTGACCGGCGTTCCGTTCGCGGTGCTGTCGCGCGAGCCGGCACCCGGAAAAGAGCCGCCGCCGCCCATCGCCCTGCGCGGCGCCGCGCCGGTCCAGCATTTCGAAGCGGCTATCGAGCGGCTCTTTCCCGACGGTTTTCCCGGCAGCTGA